The genomic segment gaatttaaaaaagagagagaaagagggatgGGGGGCAGTTAGTTTATGCAGCCTGCTTGGTGGTAGCAACACAAATCGGATGAGGTCGTGCAACCTTCATTATGCAAGACTTGAACGGTACAAATATACGGAGTTAACCGAGGGCACATCCGTGGACACTTCCACACGGTCCTTGAACTGTAACTAGCTTACGATTGCGCCGCTTGTTCCGACTAACCGCAGCattcagagagggagagagagatgggCCATCAACGCAATGGctttgcagagagagagagactacagCGCCAACGGTCTAACTTTCACACTGAGCGGAACATGATACAGACAGCCGGAGAAATGTGCTCAATTTCCgtgtaataaattaaaaaacgcGAGGGTAAGCGTGTAACGGCCGTGCGGGACTCCTTGGACACATGGTTTAAAACCGCCTGTGACCGAGTCAAGTTACTGAACGTCACGGCTTGAGCAATAAGAGCAGGCTGACGAGCAATAAGGGCGCTTACACTCGACCGAACCCGACTCATCTTTTTGAGAGACGGGAAAAAAGACGAATGCGCCACCCCAGCACAAAACACCGCTAGGAATTTGTGCGCAACAACACGGACCAAGTGAATATTTAGTCGCAAAATCGGCCCCTTACCGCTAAGTAGTTTTTCCAAGTCGCTTTTTAGATGCCGTTCCTCTCCGCCTGCTCTCTCTCAGCAGCGTTAGCGTAGCGCGAATAAAAAGCAGAGGCCCCGGTGGGacgtttcaaaataaaaccgcCTTCACGAGCCACCGCTTTACAGCCGTTGCCCGAGCAACGAGCGGGGCTTTTGCTGTGACGAGGATTAATCCGCGGATACTTCCGGCTTCGCTCCGGCAGCGTGCCGTTAGCTTAACGCAGTTCTCGTTCACGACCTCATTCCAATATGGCACGAGCGGCCACTGCGCATGTTCTGCCGCCTATATGCCTCTGAGCCTGGCTACATCACACTGACTTCCATCTTCACATACACAATAAAAATGACACACAACAGGAGTGAAGACTCAAATCtatgacacaaaaataaaagaaaaaaaagctaaatgttTGCTATGTTGGTGCAGAAGGGGAGGGTCAGCCTCACCAGCCGTTAAAGGGCTTTTTTTTTATACCCGACGGAATCACCACTTAGTTAATGGCTAAGCCAGAATTAATTGCACGTATAATCGACACAATTTCGATAAGTGGAATAGGTTTCTTTTTCTgctacaaaagaaaaacagttcatTCTGTATTGAAGTAGGCTATCGGTTGTGTTATTGAAGATGACCTCGAGTTGGTTTATTTCCATTCACTGTAATATCTGTTAAGTAAATGAAATAAGCTCACACACAATGCCTGACATACGTCCCGTACTTTTAAAATGGACAATCACACTGAAGGATACAATTCTACGCATCTTTGCTGCCAGGGTACTCAAGCTGCGCAAGGATGCCAagccgtttttgttttttgtgggggtttttttggtagAGAGGGCGGGAGAAACTGCTGGAAATATGCGCTGACACTGAGTGCGGCGCACAAAGTCCACCTATTTTGTGTAAGAAAGGCGCTTTCCTTAGGAAACAAGTGTATACCTCGCTTCGATAAACCCGTCCTCAGTTCTTCAAGCCTCACCCGGTATCTAAAACACATTTTGGATCATATAAAGGCAACTGCCTCATATAATCCCCCACAATAGACCAGCCTTACGGATGCccacaaatatttttaaaagcgtGTATTTTTTCTTGTTCAGGTGGAAACAATACAGTAAATGTTGGCCACAGAGTAGCGATCGGATCTTGCACAAACAGTCGAAACAATCGCAGAGCCGTGAATAAATTTAAGTGACGGGGACTGGGGGAGGGGGGCGtttattttcaaaatttttCTGGTGATTTTTATTCCAGTGTGGAGCTGCCTTGCACTAAAAGCTTTCGACTAGACGAGAAGGAATTTGGGTTTCCCCAAACAAATCTGCTGCTGAATGAGAAAGTATTTGTTAACCGTGCCCCATTTTTCAATTTATCTTTTTGATcgtgttatttttaatttatcatctaggttgggtgttttttctttttaaaatggccTGCAACTTTAACGCTGCATTAGGCTTAAGGCTGTTTGCATAGAGAGGCAAATCTCCGAACAAGTTGAACACGTTTGCCTCCCACTGCAGGTTTCAGTTTCCTGTGTCTTGTTTGCTATTTGTCCACAGTCTGCACTAAGACTTAAACCACCGAAATGCGTCGGGGCGGGGTTGGGGGGGGGGACAGAGGACGAGGACAGGTCATAAAAAGGCGAGCGCGCTGCATGAACGTCTCttcgccttttttttttttttttttttcaccccccaAGGCACGTTAAGCTGTAATAAAAACACCTGATCGCTAGGTGGCGGTAAATTACCACAGGTTTTTTCCTAACACAATGCCAGTAGTACAGAGGTGCACGTGAACCAAGTAAACGTTTTCTTAACCTATACCAAAAATAACTGGGATGCAAAATGGATTTAAAGCAGAAGAAAAGGTATGACGTCTCAGGAGTTTACAGTATATTTATTCAGAATCAAATGTAAAAGATGAGGAGAGTAAAAAATAAGTCCACCCATAACTTACAGAAAGCTCATAGTAACATACATTTTAATCTTCCATATACAgcaatattattttcattttaaaattcctgCATTCAAGTAATATGAGACATATTAAAGATCTGTGCTTACAGTGACCCCCCCCCCATAAAAGCACATCCTTCAGCACATAAAGGCATGGTACCGAACGGCTGCTGCAAGTCTTTCATGAAATCTCTTGCAAGCCCAGAGAAAAACATAATGCTATGTGCGTAACAAGTGTTTGCACTGTGCTTGAGTCTGAGGTAAAGAATGAGGTTTAACACCAGTGTTGCATAAATAACACAAGAAAAGTGGGTATCATGGGCATCTTTTTAAAGTGGATGTGACACTGTGGGTAATGCATGTCTAGTTTCTAAACAAGAGTGCAGTCAGTGAGGGAAAATTTCAATtctagcatttaaaaaaaaaaaaaaaaattcagctaGACTTAAATTCACGGCACCTTTACCTGGACCAGCTGAGAATTTGTACACCAACAGCTAATGCTACTGGCTACAGAGGCACCATTTACATACAAAAATACTTGCACGCACCCACAGGCTCTTATGCATGCACCACACACACTCTgtctttcacacaaacacaaacacacacatggctTGACTAAGCGATGCTAGGTGTATTAATTTCTATGACTAAACAAAGGTGCTGCATTTCTCTCTGTGAATAAAAATTTATGATACAGTACActaaataatacatacagattCAAAGTGTGATCACGTGGAAAAGGGAAAGGAAAGTGCCCAAAGACTGAATATATTCTACTACACACACCCGTCCCCAGACTGATAATGGTAACACTGGTTTCTGAAGAAACTCCCTTAATTTCCAGACACTCTTTTATACACCTGTACAGTTTGATAGTTGAGATATGATTACACTTTTAGCTTCCAACAACATCTTGGTTTTATTTGATCTTTTCCTCTTTTGGggaactgaaaaaacaaaacaaaagaaaacttcaTTGTCAAGCTCAGGCCCTCCACCACATGAAGACAAAGGGAACTCGGTAAGAAGCTTGCTGGAAGTGATGAGCCATCTGAGGATGccgtttttacttttttatttggttATTTTGGGTTCCAGTTTGGGGTTGATGAAGGAAAAGCCAGCGAAAGCTGCCTGGTCCATAGAATCAATGAGGTTTTTGTCAGCATGGGAGAGACGCGGCTTCTCATTCAGGAACTCACGATCAAAGTTGCTGTGGTCATTGGGGGATTTCTGTTGGTGGGAGGTTAGGCATTTAGTCAGgttaaagtaaaaaagaaaaaaaaagatgaggtATATGATATCACAGAGGCAAGCAATTATATTTAATGACAGCTCTAATTAATAGCTGTGAATTAATGTTATGAAAACCAAAATTTTAGGCCCATACCACTTTAGGCTTGAAAGGAGGCTCCACTTGTCTCCTCTCTAGTGCTGCCCAGTTAATGTTTTTGAAGAATGCGTGTCCTCGGATGTCCCCCACAACACCCAATCTGCGAGTGGGATCTCGCTCAAACAACTGAAATAATAACAGAACACAATAGATCTCATTATTCAACTATAATTCCATAATACACATGTTTGCCttgtaatttattaatttatatttttaccaGTTCAAGCAGACTCTTGGACTCCTTGGAGATCCACCGAGGGTAGTGAGGAACGTCCGACCTGATGGATTCAAAGAGCTCATCCTCATCGTCACCTTGGAAAGGCGACTGACCAATTAGCATCTCATACACCAGGACACCAAAAGACCACCAGTCCACTGAGAATGTGTACTTCTGTCCACACAGGATCTGAGATAAGAGACAAAATCAGAACCATGGAAGAAGAATGAGGAAATGTGATGTCTGGAGTGTTCTGTTCTTGTTACACAGTATTACAAAGAGACTGCAAACAAATGATTCAGGTTGCCACCTGAATGGCATACAGATTGTGGCTTTTATAAAAAGATGAAAGATTTTGATGGAAAAGTAAGGTATTGGACCCTTAGCTGAGCAAACTAACCTCCGGTGCGATATAATCTGGTGTCCCACAGAATGTGCTCGCTTTGACATCTCCAAAGACATTCTCTTTGCACATGCCAAAGTCTGCTATCTTTATGTGTCCGTCCTTGTCCAGCATCACATTGTCCAGCTTCAGGTCTCTGTAAACAGATATAGGACGATATTTAAACAATGTAGGACTGTCACCGTAAATTCAGTTTGAAGCCATGTAATCTAAAACAAAATTTCAGTTTGCTCTGCTGCAGTAGCAGACTGAATGCAGAGAATGCAGGAAGGAGTAGAGAGGCTGTGGGATTTTACCTGTAGATAATTCCCTTTGAGTGGAGGAATTGCAGTCCCACTATAATCTCAGCAGCATAGAATCTAAAAGTTGAGGAAATAACACAGTTTTAGTACGATTTAAGACCCAATGACGCTGAAAATGATAAGTGATACAACActtgtagctttttttttccttttctcctttttttaaaacactgtaTCCCCATGTACTCACGTAGCTCTGTTGAGATCAAATCGCCCCTTGTCTTGGATGTGAAACATCAAGTCACCTCCGTTCAAGTACTCcattacaaagaagaggtgctCCTGTGCAAATAATACATTATTGTAAGTTAACCAGCAGACGTAAAGGAGATATGGAGAGCGGGGTAAGTTGCTCACACTAATCCATTTTCTCGGTACACCGAGAGTCCACACTAATCTGACAATTAAGAAGCTCCAAAAACCTTAATGACCGAGTGTTAATATAAAACTCTTTTAAGTCCTGACAGGCAGAAAAagtgactttttaaaataattatataGATGCCAAGGCTTGCTGCCTGAATGGCTCTCATCAGTTATTACTTACTTACTACCTATCGCATGGCACTAAATTTAATACAGATAATGAATTACAGGCATTACAGGTGTTGTGCAGATAAATTCAATATTTTACTACTGCTGTGTGTTCCTTTGAACTGAACCGCTGTTAAAACCTTCATCTTGACAGatacagtgtttattttaaaacaaactgaaagaaTTGAATTGTTGAGGATGCAGCCTTTAATGACAGCTTGGAACTGTGACTCTTATTGCTGCAGCCTGGAAGACTCCCCATCagagaacatgttttatgaACTTTACTAGCAGAGGTGTTTAGCATGTGTGCACTTACTTTTGACTGGAATGTGGCATAGAGATGAGTGAGAAAAGGGTTGTTCCAGGCGAGGGAAAGGACTCTTTTCTCCACCATGGTGCACTCCACATCGTCATCCATGAGAACGACGTCCTTCTTCAGGACCTTCACAGCAAAGTACAGGCCCTGTCCCTTCAGCTCTGCAAGCATCACCTGGGGTGTCAGAACCGCATTACTGTCAGTAACATCATCAGGGTAATCACACCTGCTTCATTAACTAGagtataacaaaacaaaatgagctatgtttttgcatctctgtgtaGACGTTTCACTTCAGTGCAGAGCCCACAATGCCCACACTGGGACTGGATATAAATACATTTGCCTTCTCCTTTTCTTGTAAATCATTCTGTGTGTTAAATGCTGCCTGGCATCTGTGGTGACAGATGAACAACTTCTTATTGCGCTTGAAAGCAGTCAAATGCTCCCATTGCAGAGTGAAGGAAGTCATTTCAGAAGCAGCGGGGGGGGGGTGTACAGATCTTATAAGCTAGGCTAAAGATCAAAAGTGGGATCAACTACATCTGCCATGTAAATCAAAATGTGCTTTAGTTATACacttaaattaacaaaaaaaattagcacatgagatttttttcccctcatgaaAGTGATTTCCTTTCAGAGGTTCCCTTCATCTGAATTTAAACATCTTCACTTTTCCTTAGTAATGTCACTTTTAATGGTTTTATCTCCTAAAACATGTGAATTTTTACTTTGTATACAgttttttcaaaatattttactCCCATTACCAACATAATAGTTCATAGTTTACCTACATCAGCAAAAATTCCCATGTGGACAATTAAAGGACTATTTTGAGTTTACTTTCTtaagcaaacatttattttcacatgCAAGTCTGTGTAACATTATGGTTTAAAGACAGCAACATGGAGCATACCTTGCCAAAGCTGCCTTTTCCCAGAACCTTGTGGAATGTTAGCTGGTTGAGTGAGAGGCGTGCCTGGGAAACTGTAGTTGGGGTTGGGGCAGGGCTAGGGCTAGGGCTAGGGCTAGGGCTAGGGCCTTTCCCATTGCCACCTGCTGTAAATGCACATTTGCAAACTTTAAGTAAATGAGTATGCAAACCTGTAAACAAACATGCATGCAAactgaaacagcaaaaaggtccttttttaaaaaaaacaaaaactgtttgaTAATAAAGACATAATTAATAAGGAATAAATAAGGAAAGAATGATGCTTTCCCTATTTTTTGTcattgtgtatgtatatatatgctgTTTCAACACTGCATATTTAAATATGCCCAACATTCAAATAATGACATTATTATATTTGCAAGCAATTGCTTTGATCCAAAACCTATAGCTTCAGATTTGCTGTAGACCGTGTTTTCTTACTCTTGTTTCTTAATTATGTTATTTAGGGGGTGTATTGTTAATATGGCCATCTCAGGGACATAGCTCTGACCGTGAGCACAGCAGCTTctcccacctgctgttcaaacctgtTTGCAAAAGTTTGCTTAAACAGCATCTGGCCTTAAAAGCAGAGGAGGTAAAACTGCATAACGCAAACAAAGCTTCACTCAGGTCTAGTAATAGGTCCCCTAAAGTTGATATACCATTTTAGAAAAACTTTGTATTACAGTCAGTGCTACAATGAAAGCCTCTCACCACTAGGGTCCACTGTTGCATTTCTGACATCTTGGTAGATTCCAATATCTGGTGCAGGGGTGTCACCAGATTTCTTCACAGATTTCTATGGAGAAAAAGAAGTTTGGCAACAGattctttcatatttttaatgagCTTTTCTTAGCTTTTTAATACAATGTCCACCCAATGACTGTGCAAACCTGGGAGACTTGAGACAAAGCCTCTGCTAGTAGTTTCTGGTTGATTCCACAAAGATTGCCCACTTTGCTTGTGCAGCCACTATGTACGTTCATGCCACAGTCTGGTCAGTGGAGTCAACAATGGAACGGCCCAAGCAAAGGAAAAGATTCAGAGAGAAAATGTCAGCagaaaatatatgaataaaaacaaaaattaaataaaaaaaaaaacaacaaaacaaacaaagaaactcaACACATCAGACTTACCTTCACATTTCAGGCCCTGCTTGTACAGACCCCACAGTAGACTTCCACAGTGGTCACAGAAGGTGGGGCTCTTGTAGTTGTAAGTTTTAAAGCGATGTGGCATGTCAATATTGAAACGTTCTTTCTGGAACTACAGACACAAAGAAGAGCATTAAACCCAGAGAATGCTGGTACCTGACGATTAAAACACGCAAGATTATATGTTTTGCCTGATTAAGCTGCTTTTGAGTAGACGGTAAAAGTCACACAGAACTACAGACAATAACCAAAAGTTTCAACTGATTAACACGGAATCCAATACTGATGATGTTTGTAGGTTTGGGTGGATGTGTTTGGATCAATATTCATTTGAGTCAAAGATATGTGGTTgtgtaaagacaaaaaaaaaaaatgtacagtgTTAAAATGACTATTTAGTTGACATAATAGTGTGTAACTGATAAATTACTAAAAGATAAAATCCAAAATAATCCTCAATTTCTTGATAAAAAGAAACCAGCAGTGTGACTGTACTCTTCCTTACACAACTTCGCTCACCATAGTCTCACGACTGTTGGTCGCTGTTCGAGTGCACTTGCCAATGATTTTCTCGCTGCATTTCCTGTGGATTGCTGCATTGCAttctgtgtgaaataaataaatcgaTAAATACTGTGTTAACTGTGAGACTGAAATATTAACAGTCCATTCACTTGCAACTTTGATGGTTCCCCTTTTCCTGGAGGTGAAAGGTGTTTATGTGTAAGTCTGACACCACATGAATTGGTAACAGTCAAAGAAACACTCACGTTTGCATTTGTATCCTTGCTTGTTGAGCCCCCTGTATGGGAAAAAAGGGAGAAGGTAAATGGCTGAGATATATCCAATGTAGAGAATATATTCAAATATTCTCTGCTAATACTGTAAAAGAGTAATGTACAAGGGATGATTTTAATTGTAGGACTGCTGATGATAGTGATATACTTTAGATCGTGTGGCAATAACTAGATTTCTCCCCCCCCCCATCTTAGATTGAAACTCTATGTGTGTAAAAATACCAGCGTC from the Oreochromis aureus strain Israel breed Guangdong linkage group 5, ZZ_aureus, whole genome shotgun sequence genome contains:
- the LOC116330170 gene encoding protein kinase C delta type-like; protein product: MPPFLRITLSNYDVGALPPLSDAPICAIRIKESIDTERGKTLVQRKPTMYPPWKSNFDAHIKEGRVLEVVLMQSTEEPLAKATMGVSVLAERCKSKSRGSGRAEFWVDLQPSGKIQMAVQFFLEDGDAVAAKPTAKAPSEDGLMTLNKRRGAVKQPKILVIKNHEFTSTFFHQPTFCSVCRDFLWGLNKQGYKCKQCNAAIHRKCSEKIIGKCTRTATNSRETMFQKERFNIDMPHRFKTYNYKSPTFCDHCGSLLWGLYKQGLKCEDCGMNVHSGCTSKVGNLCGINQKLLAEALSQVSQKSVKKSGDTPAPDIGIYQDVRNATVDPSAGGNGKGPSPSPSPSPSPAPTPTTVSQARLSLNQLTFHKVLGKGSFGKVMLAELKGQGLYFAVKVLKKDVVLMDDDVECTMVEKRVLSLAWNNPFLTHLYATFQSKEHLFFVMEYLNGGDLMFHIQDKGRFDLNRATFYAAEIIVGLQFLHSKGIIYRDLKLDNVMLDKDGHIKIADFGMCKENVFGDVKASTFCGTPDYIAPEILCGQKYTFSVDWWSFGVLVYEMLIGQSPFQGDDEDELFESIRSDVPHYPRWISKESKSLLELLFERDPTRRLGVVGDIRGHAFFKNINWAALERRQVEPPFKPKVKSPNDHSNFDREFLNEKPRLSHADKNLIDSMDQAAFAGFSFINPKLEPKITK